The following coding sequences are from one Halobellus litoreus window:
- a CDS encoding DUF6884 domain-containing protein — protein sequence MPTRQTTIETIQTDGGGREDSDRSGLLVRRAALVGCGDAKHDGLLPAREKYRSTYFGLKRDFAETLCARWWILSAKFGLLDPDRVIDDYDVAITDDDVDTAQWVEDVRTVLSNVEWPETTKDGRDIVWELYALAGSDYLEATDQDEHSLRVQLPDITPDHVTIRFPFDDLAGIGYQNGWLAACRDSGRIVDTATHG from the coding sequence ATGCCAACGAGACAGACCACAATCGAGACGATTCAGACTGACGGTGGAGGCCGTGAGGATAGTGATCGAAGTGGTCTCCTCGTTCGCCGAGCTGCCCTCGTCGGGTGTGGCGACGCGAAACACGACGGCTTGCTTCCTGCTCGCGAAAAATACCGTTCGACATACTTCGGCCTCAAGCGCGATTTCGCTGAGACACTCTGTGCTCGCTGGTGGATCCTTTCTGCGAAATTCGGACTGCTTGATCCCGACCGCGTCATCGACGATTACGATGTCGCCATCACCGACGACGATGTGGACACCGCTCAGTGGGTCGAGGACGTCCGCACGGTGCTCTCTAATGTGGAGTGGCCCGAGACGACCAAGGACGGTCGGGACATCGTCTGGGAGCTATATGCGCTTGCTGGAAGTGACTACCTCGAGGCCACCGACCAGGATGAACACTCGCTCCGTGTGCAACTCCCCGACATTACACCCGATCACGTAACGATCCGATTCCCCTTCGACGACCTCGCGGGGATCGGCTACCAAAATGGGTGGCTCGCCGCGTGTCGTGACTCCGGGCGTATCGTCGATACTGCAACCCACGGCTGA